Genomic segment of Populus nigra chromosome 6, ddPopNigr1.1, whole genome shotgun sequence:
AGCTCAAAGACACATACATCTCCTTCCATCAGATTATTTTCCTGGGAAAATTCATTCCATCCTTTTGAGATACTCAAATAGCGACATTGGTTTCTATTGATTTGTATAGGCCACTCTCTTCCGTCAGAAACTTGAAGTTTAATACACCGAGGAGCATCGCTCAAATGTCTTTGAGCAAATTCAAGTGGCACGTACTGcaccaaacaagaaaaaatgagaattgaaaataaaatttgagaatttCACGAGCTTATTCTATGCATGGCATACCAAAAAATGGTTATAGAAATTATATCGCCTCAACATAACCATGAAAGATGGACTTTTAGGCTTGAACATTCTGGCAGCATGAATTGCCCTCTTGCTTTTTTCCGATGCCTTTGCAAACCCCCGAGGAACAAATTCTATAGCTTCGCATTCTGGCAACAACTCGTTTTCACCTGCGATTAATGGAAAAAAGACATCATAGAGCATAATATCACACAAGGAATGttgcaacaaataaacaaaacaaagagcTCACCAAGTCtagattttgatttgcttttcttGGCTTTGGTTTCTCCATGGGGAGCAGTCATTCTATGTTTCTTCAACGACTTCCCTCTTCTTGATTCACTAGTATCATCTATATCGGTCATCTCAAGATACTCTTTCCTTACAGTTGTCTCTGATGATGGACCGTGCCCTTTGCTTGAACCCCCCTCTCTAGCATTTAGATTGAAAACTCTACTTTTCAGAGCACGACAATAATGGGTATCCAAGCTTTCAACAGAGccttcatctttcatttcatCTTCATCATAGAATGAGCATTTTTCAGCATCATTCATCCCCTCACCTCCAGTTGGTCTCATACGTCGATACTGAATTTCACAAGCAGTCATATCAAATATAAGAACACTGAAATTGGAGTCACCTCTATATCGAAAGACTACAAGATAACCAGAACCAATAGAATGATGCTCTACAAACTTTTGCCATCCCTCATCAAACCAAATGTTGTTATGCTCTTTTGTTATTCCTACTTGCCATTCATTACCACTGGGGACAGCAACTTTAGCAATATCAGAGAGCCCTTCCCCAAATTTCTCCACAAACTTCCTTGGAATTCTCTGcatgaattttttcttgaattagaCTGGTGTCCCAGTGCAAATTATATTACAAGTAGAACAAAAGGTGCTTCAAAGATAATAAATATCGTTTCGAACATTTGCATTATAGtatagtttttattataaaacgAACTCACATCGGCACATTTCAGCTACAATAGATGGCAGGGTATCATAAGAATTGTAAGGGGTTAAATACAAAACTATATATGCCATATGGAAATTATATCGATTACATCGAAATGCATCATTGAAATCCAAAGCCCTGAAGTCAAATCCTGTTTTTCCAACTACAGTCAATGCTTTATGATCAAAATCCTTATCAGGCTTGCCAAGTACTTTACTTTTCCACTCCAATAATAACAGCGCCTTCTGAACAACTTTAAGCAGACATGATGAAATAGAGTCATGTATTGGCCTGGGCTTGGAGGTTTATAATAATGAAAAGTCTGTGCTTAGGCTATGGCCAATAGGCTCATGACCTGACATTATCAGCTAGGTCTCCTTTTGCGGGAAATCCATTTGTGATTATATATAAAGAGCTGGCATTTTGCTGCATTCAGCTGAATGATAATTATATAACTTTCTGGAGGATGGCCCAATACAACAAAGATTCCTCACTATagcttcaaaattcaaattgaacTTTCATAATGTACCTGAACGCATACGATTACGACTAAATCCCTGTTTTCTTTccgtttttaaaaacaatacccgttcttttttgtcctttttggACATGCAAAGCACAAACAATGGAACTGACTAGCTGCAGAATCAGAATGAACCAGAATTAAGGGTCACTTACTGATAATTTTCAATCTTCAATCTTTTTATAACAATGAACTTGAATCCACAATACATTACCACATGCAAGCAAAGAAAGCGGAAAAAACGTGTAGTAATTAATTACCAGCTTCTTGTCTTTCAGTGTGCTAGGGAAGACTATCTTGAAGAAATGGCATAGCGGGCTCTCTATCTGAGAATGTGAGCGCAGGTCGCGGCTCCGGCTGGGCCCACCTTCCTTCCGAGAAGACATCGAAGTAGACAAAGGCAACTAGCTATGAGGAAATGCCGGTGTTGCAAGAAATCCCTTGACTTATACTGACACTGCTGCAATACGTGTTCGTAGACTGGAAATTTGACAGTACAAGTGGCACATTATCTCGGTTGATGTGTGCACTAGTTGTCCTTAGATTATgcaaaattacaattataaaccCAGTTGGTTCCATTACGAACAAGCATAGACTAAGAATACGTTTGGTAAcgcttaaaaaattcattttttaaaaaagaaaatttaatatattttatttgttttagattgttttgatttgatgtattaatattaaaaataatttttaaaaataaaaaaatatcattaaaatatatttcaatacaaaaaattatttaaaaaataatcataactacactata
This window contains:
- the LOC133695712 gene encoding B3 domain-containing transcription factor VRN1-like gives rise to the protein MSSRKEGGPSRSRDLRSHSQIESPLCHFFKIVFPSTLKDKKLRIPRKFVEKFGEGLSDIAKVAVPSGNEWQVGITKEHNNIWFDEGWQKFVEHHSIGSGYLVVFRYRGDSNFSVLIFDMTACEIQYRRMRPTGGEGMNDAEKCSFYDEDEMKDEGSVESLDTHYCRALKSRVFNLNAREGGSSKGHGPSSETTVRKEYLEMTDIDDTSESRRGKSLKKHRMTAPHGETKAKKSKSKSRLGENELLPECEAIEFVPRGFAKASEKSKRAIHAARMFKPKSPSFMVMLRRYNFYNHFLYVPLEFAQRHLSDAPRCIKLQVSDGREWPIQINRNQCRYLSISKGWNEFSQENNLMEGDVCVFELINKEKFVLKVAIFRELEDNVPSD